The Puntigrus tetrazona isolate hp1 chromosome 4, ASM1883169v1, whole genome shotgun sequence genome includes a window with the following:
- the trim24 gene encoding transcription intermediary factor 1-alpha isoform X2 produces the protein MEGGEKMESDDVVIVVENEAESKRADEARGGARMMAAALMDVCPVCKLSFSSREPKLLPCLHSFCKRCLPAHNAPAGAASNAQQQQQLNMIRCPVCQQECMDVEVLDNFFVKDSVEVPSSTMEKSCQLCMSCDDNTEASGFCVECAEFLCVTCIDAHQRVKFTRDHAVRQITEMSSEAMGASTQKPVFCDVHRQEPLKLFCETCDRLTCRDCQLLKHKDHNYQFLEDAYKNHKEHLENMTCQLQEKKKVIEDISNTISNGLQQVDENRKTVANEIKKSICNLIMEINRKGKLLVNQLEAITKDHETFLKKQQQDVTSLSTHLDHVINFTKWATASNSGTALLYCKRLITCQIQYLMRAKCNISYVPLSLVRFQSRSAFWASNVDLGSLVVEKTPVRHPSGPQPFPFQQMNPGSRPDGLQTGFPSSQSQQQQQQRQSTLAQLQMQVEKLSQHSSRHQAPNQWSWYHGMRLPGPTPHRPMQGGSPSQALPNMPQHGRRYGARSPPPMLQPTNLPPQTLRGLISNPTYPPKPMEVVPRTRYPHGAAFSGGASLPTPQTLSQNMQATSYLNRRFEPSMQMSSQRPSYQPSHLSIPTERTVQGRQMSVTSSEPKTSPGTWKRVEAPQSGPSNPSTKRRRRSSPGPVIVIKDEPEDDDEVHFVNTSAKASLPDSTGVQSQTPQGEQQSEKTPEADEDPNEDWCAVCQNGGELLCCDKCPKVFHLSCHIPTLTASPSGEWYCTFCRDLTSPEMEYNIGVSGESNNVKQDPDSDAFTPVDKRKCERLLLRLYCNELSTDFQEPVTPSSMPEYSEIIKMPMDLSVIRSKLEDSRYKSTEDFVEDVRLIFKNCATFHKEDTEMANVGANLESYFEEQLKLLYLERTFAGVKMESVASLCPDDTSPLSKTPPQDTSPAEETVKPSGEDPSPAEPHAKEIEKKPENLGSPAGPSPADAETDSKPTKDPTS, from the exons ATGGAGGGGGGCGAGAAGATGGAGTCCGACGATGTGGTGATCGTCGTGGAGAACGAGGCGGAAAGCAAGCGCGCCGACGAGGCCCGGGGCGGCGCGAGGATGATGGCGGCGGCTCTGATGGACGTGTGCCCCGTGTGCAAGCTCAGCTTCAGCAGCAGAGAGCCCAAGCTGCTGCCCTGCCTGCACTCCTTCTGCAAGCGGTGCTTACCCGCTCACAACGCGCCCGCCGGCGCCGCCAGCAAcgcgcagcagcagcagcagc TGAACATGATCCGCTGTCCAGTCTGTCAGCAGGAGTGCATGGACGTCGAGGTCTTGGATAATTTCTTCGTCAAGGATTCCGTGGAAGTGCCGAGCAGCACGATGGAGAAAAGCTGTCAG CTCTGCATGAGTTGCGACGATAACACCGAGGCCAGCGGCTTCTGCGTGGAGTGCGCAGAGTTCCTGTGCGTCACCTGCATCGACGCCCACCAGCGCGTGAAGTTCACCCGAGATCACGCAGTCCGGCAGATAACCGAAATGTCCTCAG AGGCGATGGGCGCTTCCACGCAGAAGCCCGTCTTCTGCGACGTCCACAGGCAGGAGCCGCTGAAGCTGTTTTGCGAAACCTGCGATCGCCTCACCTGCCGAGACTGTCAGCTGCTCAAGCACAAGGACCACAA TTACCAGTTTCTAGAAGACGCCTACAAAAACCACAAGGAGCATCTGGAAAACATGACCTGCCAACTtcaagaaaagaagaaagttataGAGGACATATCTAATACCATAAGCAATGG TCTTCAACAGGTGGATGAAAACCGCAAGACTGTAGCTAATGAAATCAAAAAATCCATCTGCAATCTCATAATGGAGATCAACAGGAAGGGGAAGTTATTGGTCAATCAACTCGAG GCGATCACAAAGGACCACGAAACGTTCCTGAAAAAGCAACAGCAGGATGTGACATCACTCTCCACGCATCTTGATCACGTGATCAACTTCACAAAATGGGCCACAGCCAGTAATAGCGGAACAGCCCTCCTGTACTGCAAGCGCTTG ATAACTTGTCAAATTCAGTACCTCATGCGAGCAAAGTGCAACATCTCATACGTTCCCCTGAGTTTGGTCCGGTTCCAAAGTCGATCTGCTTTTTGGGCCTCCAATGTGGATCTTG GTTCTTTAGTCGTAGAGAAAACTCCAGTGCGTCATCCCAGCGGACCGCAGCCATTCCCTTTCCAGCAAATGAACCCAGGCTCTAGACCTGACGGTCTACAGACCGGATTCCCGAGCTCACAgtcccagcagcagcagcagcagcggcaaAGCACACTGGCCCAGCTGCAGATGCAGGTGGAGAAACTCTCTCAGCACTCCAGCCGCCACCAAGCGCCCAACCAGTGGTCGTGGTACCACGGCATGCGCTTACCGGGGCCGACTCCACACAGACCCATGCAGGGTGGATCACCGTCTCAGGCGTTACCCAACATGCCTCAGCATGGGCGTCGGTATGGTGCGCGGAGCCCGCCGCCTATGCTTCAGCCCACTAACTTACCTCCACAG ACTTTGAGGGGTCTTATCAGCAATCCCACCTACCCTCCTAAACCGATGGAGGTAGTCCCGAGAACCCGCTATCCGCACGGTGCTGCTTTCTCTGGTGGAGCTTCACTTCCCACTCCACAGACGCTCAGTCAG AACATGCAGGCGACGTCGTATCTGAACAGGAGGTTTGAACCCAGCATGCAGATGTCTTCTCAAAGGCCCAGCTATCAACCCAGTCACCTCTCCATACCTACAGAGCGAACCG TACAAGGAAGACAAATGTCCGTCACATCATCAGAACCAAAGACCAG TCCTGGCACTTGGAAGCGTGTAGAAGCCCCCCAGAGTGGCCcatcaaacccctccaccaagAGGAGACGCAGGTCGTCTCCAGGACCGGTCATTGTCATCAAAGATGAACCAGAGGACGATGACGAAGTTCATTTT GTCAACACTAGTGCTAAAGCTAGTCTTCCAGACAGCAcaggcgttcagtctcaaacgcCACAAGGTGAGCAGCAGTCCGAGAAGACCCCAGAGGCAGACGAAGACCCCAATGAAGACTGGTGTGCGGTGTGCCAGAACGGAGGAGAACTGCTCTGCTGTGACAAATGTCCCAAAGTCTTCCATCTTAGCTGCCATATCCCCACACTGACCGCCTCTCCAAG TGGTGAGTGGTATTGTACGTTCTGCCGTGACCTTACCTCACCTGAAATGGAGTATAACATCGGCGTTAGCGGAGAATCGAACAACGTGAAGCAGGATCCGGATTCTGACGCTTTCACTCCTGTGGATAAAAGA AAATGTGAGCGACTGCTGCTTCGTCTTTACTGCAATGAGCTCAGCACGGATTTTCAGGAGCCTGTAACGCCATCG TCGATGCCAGAGTACAGTGAGATAATAAAGATGCCAATGGACCTGTCTGTGATCAGAAGTAAACTGGAGGACAGCAGATACAAGAGCACTGAGGACTTTGTTGAGGACGTCAGActaattttcaaaaactgtgCAACCTTCCACAAG GAAGACACTGAGATGGCCAATGTGGGTGCTAACCTGGAGAGTTACTTTGAGGAACAGCTGAAACTTTTGTATTTGGAACGGACATTTGCAGGCGTGAAGATGGAGAGCGTTGCCTCTTTGTGTCCTGATGATACAAGCCCCTTATCAAAGACTCCTCCACAAGACACTTCCCCTGCTGAGGAAACCGTAAAACCCTCCGGTGAAGATCCCTCTCCGGCGGAACCACACGCTAAAGAAATTGAGAAGAAACCGGAGAACCTGGGCTCTCCTGCAGGACCCAGTCCAGCAGATGCTGAAACGGACAGTAAACCAACTAAAGATCCAACTTCCTGA
- the trim24 gene encoding transcription intermediary factor 1-alpha isoform X3 gives MEGGEKMESDDVVIVVENEAESKRADEARGGARMMAAALMDVCPVCKLSFSSREPKLLPCLHSFCKRCLPAHNAPAGAASNAQQLNMIRCPVCQQECMDVEVLDNFFVKDSVEVPSSTMEKSCQLCMSCDDNTEASGFCVECAEFLCVTCIDAHQRVKFTRDHAVRQITEMSSEAMGASTQKPVFCDVHRQEPLKLFCETCDRLTCRDCQLLKHKDHNYQFLEDAYKNHKEHLENMTCQLQEKKKVIEDISNTISNGLQQVDENRKTVANEIKKSICNLIMEINRKGKLLVNQLEAITKDHETFLKKQQQDVTSLSTHLDHVINFTKWATASNSGTALLYCKRLITCQIQYLMRAKCNISYVPLSLVRFQSRSAFWASNVDLGSLVVEKTPVRHPSGPQPFPFQQMNPGSRPDGLQTGFPSSQSQQQQQQRQSTLAQLQMQVEKLSQHSSRHQAPNQWSWYHGMRLPGPTPHRPMQGGSPSQALPNMPQHGRRYGARSPPPMLQPTNLPPQVKTLRGLISNPTYPPKPMEVVPRTRYPHGAAFSGGASLPTPQTLSQNMQATSYLNRRFEPSMQMSSQRPSYQPSHLSIPTERTVQGRQMSVTSSEPKTSPGTWKRVEAPQSGPSNPSTKRRRRSSPGPVIVIKDEPEDDDEVHFVNTSAKASLPDSTGVQSQTPQGEQQSEKTPEADEDPNEDWCAVCQNGGELLCCDKCPKVFHLSCHIPTLTASPSGEWYCTFCRDLTSPEMEYNIGVSGESNNVKQDPDSDAFTPVDKRKCERLLLRLYCNELSTDFQEPVTPSSMPEYSEIIKMPMDLSVIRSKLEDSRYKSTEDFVEDVRLIFKNCATFHKEDTEMANVGANLESYFEEQLKLLYLERTFAGVKMESVASLCPDDTSPLSKTPPQDTSPAEETVKPSGEDPSPAEPHAKEIEKKPENLGSPAGPSPADAETDSKPTKDPTS, from the exons ATGGAGGGGGGCGAGAAGATGGAGTCCGACGATGTGGTGATCGTCGTGGAGAACGAGGCGGAAAGCAAGCGCGCCGACGAGGCCCGGGGCGGCGCGAGGATGATGGCGGCGGCTCTGATGGACGTGTGCCCCGTGTGCAAGCTCAGCTTCAGCAGCAGAGAGCCCAAGCTGCTGCCCTGCCTGCACTCCTTCTGCAAGCGGTGCTTACCCGCTCACAACGCGCCCGCCGGCGCCGCCAGCAAcgcgcagcagc TGAACATGATCCGCTGTCCAGTCTGTCAGCAGGAGTGCATGGACGTCGAGGTCTTGGATAATTTCTTCGTCAAGGATTCCGTGGAAGTGCCGAGCAGCACGATGGAGAAAAGCTGTCAG CTCTGCATGAGTTGCGACGATAACACCGAGGCCAGCGGCTTCTGCGTGGAGTGCGCAGAGTTCCTGTGCGTCACCTGCATCGACGCCCACCAGCGCGTGAAGTTCACCCGAGATCACGCAGTCCGGCAGATAACCGAAATGTCCTCAG AGGCGATGGGCGCTTCCACGCAGAAGCCCGTCTTCTGCGACGTCCACAGGCAGGAGCCGCTGAAGCTGTTTTGCGAAACCTGCGATCGCCTCACCTGCCGAGACTGTCAGCTGCTCAAGCACAAGGACCACAA TTACCAGTTTCTAGAAGACGCCTACAAAAACCACAAGGAGCATCTGGAAAACATGACCTGCCAACTtcaagaaaagaagaaagttataGAGGACATATCTAATACCATAAGCAATGG TCTTCAACAGGTGGATGAAAACCGCAAGACTGTAGCTAATGAAATCAAAAAATCCATCTGCAATCTCATAATGGAGATCAACAGGAAGGGGAAGTTATTGGTCAATCAACTCGAG GCGATCACAAAGGACCACGAAACGTTCCTGAAAAAGCAACAGCAGGATGTGACATCACTCTCCACGCATCTTGATCACGTGATCAACTTCACAAAATGGGCCACAGCCAGTAATAGCGGAACAGCCCTCCTGTACTGCAAGCGCTTG ATAACTTGTCAAATTCAGTACCTCATGCGAGCAAAGTGCAACATCTCATACGTTCCCCTGAGTTTGGTCCGGTTCCAAAGTCGATCTGCTTTTTGGGCCTCCAATGTGGATCTTG GTTCTTTAGTCGTAGAGAAAACTCCAGTGCGTCATCCCAGCGGACCGCAGCCATTCCCTTTCCAGCAAATGAACCCAGGCTCTAGACCTGACGGTCTACAGACCGGATTCCCGAGCTCACAgtcccagcagcagcagcagcagcggcaaAGCACACTGGCCCAGCTGCAGATGCAGGTGGAGAAACTCTCTCAGCACTCCAGCCGCCACCAAGCGCCCAACCAGTGGTCGTGGTACCACGGCATGCGCTTACCGGGGCCGACTCCACACAGACCCATGCAGGGTGGATCACCGTCTCAGGCGTTACCCAACATGCCTCAGCATGGGCGTCGGTATGGTGCGCGGAGCCCGCCGCCTATGCTTCAGCCCACTAACTTACCTCCACAGGTGAAG ACTTTGAGGGGTCTTATCAGCAATCCCACCTACCCTCCTAAACCGATGGAGGTAGTCCCGAGAACCCGCTATCCGCACGGTGCTGCTTTCTCTGGTGGAGCTTCACTTCCCACTCCACAGACGCTCAGTCAG AACATGCAGGCGACGTCGTATCTGAACAGGAGGTTTGAACCCAGCATGCAGATGTCTTCTCAAAGGCCCAGCTATCAACCCAGTCACCTCTCCATACCTACAGAGCGAACCG TACAAGGAAGACAAATGTCCGTCACATCATCAGAACCAAAGACCAG TCCTGGCACTTGGAAGCGTGTAGAAGCCCCCCAGAGTGGCCcatcaaacccctccaccaagAGGAGACGCAGGTCGTCTCCAGGACCGGTCATTGTCATCAAAGATGAACCAGAGGACGATGACGAAGTTCATTTT GTCAACACTAGTGCTAAAGCTAGTCTTCCAGACAGCAcaggcgttcagtctcaaacgcCACAAGGTGAGCAGCAGTCCGAGAAGACCCCAGAGGCAGACGAAGACCCCAATGAAGACTGGTGTGCGGTGTGCCAGAACGGAGGAGAACTGCTCTGCTGTGACAAATGTCCCAAAGTCTTCCATCTTAGCTGCCATATCCCCACACTGACCGCCTCTCCAAG TGGTGAGTGGTATTGTACGTTCTGCCGTGACCTTACCTCACCTGAAATGGAGTATAACATCGGCGTTAGCGGAGAATCGAACAACGTGAAGCAGGATCCGGATTCTGACGCTTTCACTCCTGTGGATAAAAGA AAATGTGAGCGACTGCTGCTTCGTCTTTACTGCAATGAGCTCAGCACGGATTTTCAGGAGCCTGTAACGCCATCG TCGATGCCAGAGTACAGTGAGATAATAAAGATGCCAATGGACCTGTCTGTGATCAGAAGTAAACTGGAGGACAGCAGATACAAGAGCACTGAGGACTTTGTTGAGGACGTCAGActaattttcaaaaactgtgCAACCTTCCACAAG GAAGACACTGAGATGGCCAATGTGGGTGCTAACCTGGAGAGTTACTTTGAGGAACAGCTGAAACTTTTGTATTTGGAACGGACATTTGCAGGCGTGAAGATGGAGAGCGTTGCCTCTTTGTGTCCTGATGATACAAGCCCCTTATCAAAGACTCCTCCACAAGACACTTCCCCTGCTGAGGAAACCGTAAAACCCTCCGGTGAAGATCCCTCTCCGGCGGAACCACACGCTAAAGAAATTGAGAAGAAACCGGAGAACCTGGGCTCTCCTGCAGGACCCAGTCCAGCAGATGCTGAAACGGACAGTAAACCAACTAAAGATCCAACTTCCTGA
- the trim24 gene encoding transcription intermediary factor 1-alpha isoform X1, translated as MEGGEKMESDDVVIVVENEAESKRADEARGGARMMAAALMDVCPVCKLSFSSREPKLLPCLHSFCKRCLPAHNAPAGAASNAQQQQQLNMIRCPVCQQECMDVEVLDNFFVKDSVEVPSSTMEKSCQLCMSCDDNTEASGFCVECAEFLCVTCIDAHQRVKFTRDHAVRQITEMSSEAMGASTQKPVFCDVHRQEPLKLFCETCDRLTCRDCQLLKHKDHNYQFLEDAYKNHKEHLENMTCQLQEKKKVIEDISNTISNGLQQVDENRKTVANEIKKSICNLIMEINRKGKLLVNQLEAITKDHETFLKKQQQDVTSLSTHLDHVINFTKWATASNSGTALLYCKRLITCQIQYLMRAKCNISYVPLSLVRFQSRSAFWASNVDLGSLVVEKTPVRHPSGPQPFPFQQMNPGSRPDGLQTGFPSSQSQQQQQQRQSTLAQLQMQVEKLSQHSSRHQAPNQWSWYHGMRLPGPTPHRPMQGGSPSQALPNMPQHGRRYGARSPPPMLQPTNLPPQVKTLRGLISNPTYPPKPMEVVPRTRYPHGAAFSGGASLPTPQTLSQNMQATSYLNRRFEPSMQMSSQRPSYQPSHLSIPTERTVQGRQMSVTSSEPKTSPGTWKRVEAPQSGPSNPSTKRRRRSSPGPVIVIKDEPEDDDEVHFVNTSAKASLPDSTGVQSQTPQGEQQSEKTPEADEDPNEDWCAVCQNGGELLCCDKCPKVFHLSCHIPTLTASPSGEWYCTFCRDLTSPEMEYNIGVSGESNNVKQDPDSDAFTPVDKRKCERLLLRLYCNELSTDFQEPVTPSSMPEYSEIIKMPMDLSVIRSKLEDSRYKSTEDFVEDVRLIFKNCATFHKEDTEMANVGANLESYFEEQLKLLYLERTFAGVKMESVASLCPDDTSPLSKTPPQDTSPAEETVKPSGEDPSPAEPHAKEIEKKPENLGSPAGPSPADAETDSKPTKDPTS; from the exons ATGGAGGGGGGCGAGAAGATGGAGTCCGACGATGTGGTGATCGTCGTGGAGAACGAGGCGGAAAGCAAGCGCGCCGACGAGGCCCGGGGCGGCGCGAGGATGATGGCGGCGGCTCTGATGGACGTGTGCCCCGTGTGCAAGCTCAGCTTCAGCAGCAGAGAGCCCAAGCTGCTGCCCTGCCTGCACTCCTTCTGCAAGCGGTGCTTACCCGCTCACAACGCGCCCGCCGGCGCCGCCAGCAAcgcgcagcagcagcagcagc TGAACATGATCCGCTGTCCAGTCTGTCAGCAGGAGTGCATGGACGTCGAGGTCTTGGATAATTTCTTCGTCAAGGATTCCGTGGAAGTGCCGAGCAGCACGATGGAGAAAAGCTGTCAG CTCTGCATGAGTTGCGACGATAACACCGAGGCCAGCGGCTTCTGCGTGGAGTGCGCAGAGTTCCTGTGCGTCACCTGCATCGACGCCCACCAGCGCGTGAAGTTCACCCGAGATCACGCAGTCCGGCAGATAACCGAAATGTCCTCAG AGGCGATGGGCGCTTCCACGCAGAAGCCCGTCTTCTGCGACGTCCACAGGCAGGAGCCGCTGAAGCTGTTTTGCGAAACCTGCGATCGCCTCACCTGCCGAGACTGTCAGCTGCTCAAGCACAAGGACCACAA TTACCAGTTTCTAGAAGACGCCTACAAAAACCACAAGGAGCATCTGGAAAACATGACCTGCCAACTtcaagaaaagaagaaagttataGAGGACATATCTAATACCATAAGCAATGG TCTTCAACAGGTGGATGAAAACCGCAAGACTGTAGCTAATGAAATCAAAAAATCCATCTGCAATCTCATAATGGAGATCAACAGGAAGGGGAAGTTATTGGTCAATCAACTCGAG GCGATCACAAAGGACCACGAAACGTTCCTGAAAAAGCAACAGCAGGATGTGACATCACTCTCCACGCATCTTGATCACGTGATCAACTTCACAAAATGGGCCACAGCCAGTAATAGCGGAACAGCCCTCCTGTACTGCAAGCGCTTG ATAACTTGTCAAATTCAGTACCTCATGCGAGCAAAGTGCAACATCTCATACGTTCCCCTGAGTTTGGTCCGGTTCCAAAGTCGATCTGCTTTTTGGGCCTCCAATGTGGATCTTG GTTCTTTAGTCGTAGAGAAAACTCCAGTGCGTCATCCCAGCGGACCGCAGCCATTCCCTTTCCAGCAAATGAACCCAGGCTCTAGACCTGACGGTCTACAGACCGGATTCCCGAGCTCACAgtcccagcagcagcagcagcagcggcaaAGCACACTGGCCCAGCTGCAGATGCAGGTGGAGAAACTCTCTCAGCACTCCAGCCGCCACCAAGCGCCCAACCAGTGGTCGTGGTACCACGGCATGCGCTTACCGGGGCCGACTCCACACAGACCCATGCAGGGTGGATCACCGTCTCAGGCGTTACCCAACATGCCTCAGCATGGGCGTCGGTATGGTGCGCGGAGCCCGCCGCCTATGCTTCAGCCCACTAACTTACCTCCACAGGTGAAG ACTTTGAGGGGTCTTATCAGCAATCCCACCTACCCTCCTAAACCGATGGAGGTAGTCCCGAGAACCCGCTATCCGCACGGTGCTGCTTTCTCTGGTGGAGCTTCACTTCCCACTCCACAGACGCTCAGTCAG AACATGCAGGCGACGTCGTATCTGAACAGGAGGTTTGAACCCAGCATGCAGATGTCTTCTCAAAGGCCCAGCTATCAACCCAGTCACCTCTCCATACCTACAGAGCGAACCG TACAAGGAAGACAAATGTCCGTCACATCATCAGAACCAAAGACCAG TCCTGGCACTTGGAAGCGTGTAGAAGCCCCCCAGAGTGGCCcatcaaacccctccaccaagAGGAGACGCAGGTCGTCTCCAGGACCGGTCATTGTCATCAAAGATGAACCAGAGGACGATGACGAAGTTCATTTT GTCAACACTAGTGCTAAAGCTAGTCTTCCAGACAGCAcaggcgttcagtctcaaacgcCACAAGGTGAGCAGCAGTCCGAGAAGACCCCAGAGGCAGACGAAGACCCCAATGAAGACTGGTGTGCGGTGTGCCAGAACGGAGGAGAACTGCTCTGCTGTGACAAATGTCCCAAAGTCTTCCATCTTAGCTGCCATATCCCCACACTGACCGCCTCTCCAAG TGGTGAGTGGTATTGTACGTTCTGCCGTGACCTTACCTCACCTGAAATGGAGTATAACATCGGCGTTAGCGGAGAATCGAACAACGTGAAGCAGGATCCGGATTCTGACGCTTTCACTCCTGTGGATAAAAGA AAATGTGAGCGACTGCTGCTTCGTCTTTACTGCAATGAGCTCAGCACGGATTTTCAGGAGCCTGTAACGCCATCG TCGATGCCAGAGTACAGTGAGATAATAAAGATGCCAATGGACCTGTCTGTGATCAGAAGTAAACTGGAGGACAGCAGATACAAGAGCACTGAGGACTTTGTTGAGGACGTCAGActaattttcaaaaactgtgCAACCTTCCACAAG GAAGACACTGAGATGGCCAATGTGGGTGCTAACCTGGAGAGTTACTTTGAGGAACAGCTGAAACTTTTGTATTTGGAACGGACATTTGCAGGCGTGAAGATGGAGAGCGTTGCCTCTTTGTGTCCTGATGATACAAGCCCCTTATCAAAGACTCCTCCACAAGACACTTCCCCTGCTGAGGAAACCGTAAAACCCTCCGGTGAAGATCCCTCTCCGGCGGAACCACACGCTAAAGAAATTGAGAAGAAACCGGAGAACCTGGGCTCTCCTGCAGGACCCAGTCCAGCAGATGCTGAAACGGACAGTAAACCAACTAAAGATCCAACTTCCTGA
- the LOC122343050 gene encoding gastrula zinc finger protein XlCGF57.1-like: MAFIKEESQDVKIEETFRVQQEDAEERTDLVVLKEESQELDRKEVKKQYEKYCDLTTGEKSLCCSQAEKTTRKRARLTTVSYNFTCQQCGKGFNHHRNLTVHTRIHTGEKPYTCQHCGMSFTQKGSLKVHIRVHTGECPFTCRQCGKSFARKGNLKVHMRIHTRESPFACEQCGKCFTQKGSLKVHTRIHTGETPFPCQQCGKSFKHKGALNDHMKTHSREKPFACGQCGKTFRFTEALDKHTRIHSRERDSMCHRCGRVFADEKRLKDHVKNHIGEQPFMCHECGKNCENKGNLEAHGRAHTGERPFSCLQCGKCFTLKGNLNIHLRLHTGEKPFACLQCGKGFALKGNLEVHARLHTGERPYKCLRCEKSFTNNRDLKGHSQTHSGKNAAARKE; this comes from the exons ATggcgtttattaaagaggagagtcaAGACGTGAAGATTGAAGAAACGTTCAGAGTGCAACAAGAAGATGCCGAGGAACGAACAG ATCTGGTGGTACTCAAAGAAGAGAGTCAAGAACTGGATCGAAAGGAAGTTAAAAAGCAGTATGAGAAATATTGTGATTTAACGACTGGAGAAAAATCTTTATGTTGCTCACAGGCTGAAAAGACGACTCGGAAAAGAGCTCGGTTGACTACGGTTAGTTATAATTTCACCTGCCAGCAGTGTGGGAAAGGTTTTAATCATCACCGAAACCTTACAGTCCACACgagaattcacaccggagagaagccttataCCTGCCAGCACTGCGGGATGAGTTTCACTCAAAAAGGAAGTCTTAAAGTCCACATtagagttcacaccggagagtGTCCCTTCACCTGCCGGcagtgtggaaaaagtttcGCTAGAAAGGGAAACCTGAAAGTCCACATGCGAATACACACCAGAGAAAGCCCGTTTGCCTGTGAACAGTGTGGAAAATGTTTCACTCAAAAAGGAAGCCTCAAAGTCCACACgagaattcacaccggagagacgCCCTTTCCGTGCCAgcagtgcggaaagagttttAAACACAAAGGAGCCCTCAACGACCACATGAAAACTCACTCCAGAGAGAAACCGTTCGCTTGCGGTCAGTGTGGAAAGACCTTCAGATTTACAGAAGCCCTTGATAAACACACGAGGATTCActcaagagagagagattcgATGTGTCATCGCTGCGGAAGGGTTTTCGCGGACGAGAAAcgtttgaaggatcatgtaaaaAATCACATCGGAGAACAACCGTTTATGTGCCACGAGTGCGGAAAGAACTGCGAAAACAAAGGGAACCTTGAGGCTCATGGGAGAGCGCACACCGGAGAGAGGCCTTTCAGCTGCCTTCAGTGCGGAAAGTGCTTCACGCTAAAAGGAAACCTTAACATTCACCTGAGgcttcacaccggagagaagccgttcgCTTGCCTTCAGTGCGGGAAAGGTTTCGCGCTCAAAGGGAACCTCGAGGTTCACGCGAGGCTTCACACGGGGGAGAGGCCTTACAAATGTCTTCGCTGTGAAAAGAGTTTCACAAATAACAGAGACCTGAAAGGTCATTCCCAAACTCATTCTGGGAAAAACGCTGCAGCACGAAAAGAGTAA